Part of the Pseudomonas abietaniphila genome is shown below.
TGGGCAAGTGGTTCAAGGACGCCTCGACCTACAGCGACCTGTTCCTCTCGCGCAGCGCCACGCCGGAAGCGGTCGGCGCACTGCGCACAGCCATGGTCGGCACCTTCAACAGCCTGGAGCTGATGATCGGCCAGTTGCCCCACGAAGGCACCCATCGCCAGACCGTGCGCAACGCCAAGGAACTGCGTGGCCGCATGATTCACCTGCTGCCCGTCATTGATGCCCTCGATGACGCGCTATGGGCGTTGGAGCGCCGCACACCGGAGCTGGTCGCCGACCTGGCGCCGCTGATCATCGAATGCCGCGACTGGGTGGAAAAAACCGCCGAGGGCGCACCGGTCCGCTATTGGGAAGCGCTGCACAGCGAACTGGATCGGCTGCAACCAACACCGGCGCAACTGGATGACCGCCGCCAGTTGCTGTTGTCCAACGCGCTGTATCGTCTGCGTGAGTGGATTGACCTGTGGCAGGACTGCCGCAGCCTGCAATGCGCCATCGAAACCGGTGATCATCGGCCCTGGAAGGCGGTCTATCGCCACTGGCGCCTCGCCCGTCTTTCGCCGTTCCTCGACAAGGGCATGATGCTGTACTCGGTGGCGACCTCCGTCAGTGCAATCATCGTCGCGTCGGTACTGTGGATTCTGCTGGGCTGGCAAGACGGCGCCAGTGCCGTGGCGCTGGCGGCGGTTTCGTGCAGCTTCTTCGCCGCAATGGACGACCCCGCGCCACAGATCTACCGCTTTTTCTTCTGGACGCTGATGTCGGTGATCTTCGCCAGCCTCTATCTGTTCGTGGTGCTGCCGAACCTGCATGACTTTCCGATGCTGGTGCTGGCCTTCGCCGTGCCGTTCATCTGCGTCGGAACACTGACCGTGCAGCCGAAGTTTTACCTGGGCACGTTGCTGACCATCGTCAACACCTCGTCCTTTATCAGCATCCAGAGTGCTTACGACGCCGACTTCCTCAACTTTGTGAATTCCAACCTGGCGGGCCCGGCAGGCTTGGCCTTTGCCTTCGTCTGGACACTCATCGTCAGGCCTTTCGGCACTGAAACTGCGGCCCGGCGTCTGACCCGTTTCAGTTGGGGCGACATTGTTTCGCTCAGCGAAGAAGCGACGCTGGCCGAACACCGTCGGATGGGCGTGCGCATGCTCGACCGTCTGATGCAGCACCTGCCGCGTCTGGCGATCACCGCGCAAGACACCACCATCGCCCTGCGCGAGGTGCGCGTGGCGCTGAACATGCTCGACCTGCTGGCGTACATGCCGCGGGTCGATGCGGTTCCGCGCCAGCTTCTGCGCAATGTGGCGACCGAAGTCGGCAGCTATTTCCGTGCCTGCCTCAAGGCCCGTGAGCGTTTGCCCGCCCCCAAAGGTCTGTTGATGACCATGGACCGCGCGCGCCGCTCACTGACCTATGACTGGATGGGCGATGACGCCTCCCGTCTGCACCTGCTGCACGCCTTGAGCGGCTTGCGTCTGGCCCTGCTGCCGGGCGTGGAGATCGTCGATGTGCGAGCCGAGCAGGCAGAACAACCGCCGTATGGCATCGATGGAGCGCCACTGTGATCGGTGATCTGGATATCAGCGGGATTTTCCTGCCCACGTTCCTGGTGCTGATGGGCATCGCTTACGTGATTTTTCTGGTGGTCCACGCGGTCCTCACGCGTGTGCACTTTTACCGCCTGGTCTGGCACCGGGCTTTGTTCAACGTCGGTCTATACGCTCTGCTGCTCGGCGTCGTGGATACCCTTAGTCGATACCTGATGAAATGAAAAAACCTCTACTGACGCTGGGCCGTGTGGTCCTGACACTGCTGGTTGTCATCCTCGCCGCGATCGTCGTCTGGCGCATGGTGATGTATTACATGTACGCCCCCTGGACCCGCGACGGCCACATCCGCGCCGACGTGATCCAGATTGCCCCGGACGTGTCCGGCCTGATCGAAAAAGTCTCGGTGAGCGACAACCAGGCGATCACCAAGGGCCAGGTGCTGTTCACCATCGATCAGGACCGCTTCCGTCTGGCGCTGCGTCAGGCACAGGCCACCTTGTCCGAGCGCAAGGAAACCTGGGAGCAGGCACAACGCGAGAACAGGCGTAACCGTGGCCTGGGCAACCTGGTCGCTCGCGAGCAACTGGAGGAAAGCCAGTCCAAGGAAGCCCGCGCCCTGTCGGCGATGAACGAAGCCCAGGTGGCGGTCGATGCCGCGCAGCTCAACCTCGACCGTTCGGTGATCCGCAGCCCGGTCGACGGCTACCTCAACGACCGCGCGCCGCGCGACCGCGAGTTCGTCAGCGCCGGGCGCCCCGTGTTGTCGGTGGTCGACAGTGCGTCGTACCACGTGGATGGCTACTTCGAAGAAACCAAACTGGACGGCATTCACATTGGCTCGGCGGTGGACATCCGCGTGATCGGCGACAACGCTCGCCTGCGTGGCCATGTGGTGAGCATCGTGGCCGGTATCGAAGACCGCGACCGCAGCAGCGGCTCGAACCTGCTACCCAACGTCAACCCGGCGTTCAGCTGGGTGCGTCTGGCGCAGCGGATTCCCGTGCGGATCGCCTTCGATGAAGTGCCCGAAGACTTCCGCATGATTGCCGGCCGTACCGCCACGGTCTCGATCATTGATGACGTGACGGCCCGCAGGACCGACGCCAAGGCCACTGATAAAGGAGTCGCTCAATGAAACCCGGCGCACGCCTGTTAACCGTTGGGTTGGGCATGTTGCTCTCGGCCTGCACCGTGGTCGGGCCGGATTACTCGCTGCCCAAAGACGCGGCGGTCAATCGTCAGGACTTGCAGGGCGAACTTGCAGGCACCTCAGCCAACGTGGTGTCGGCGCCCGTGCCTGCCGACTGGTGGCGCCTGTACAACGATCCGAAACTCGACCAACTGGTGGCTCAGGCACTGGTGTCCAGCACCGACCTGCGCGTGGCCGCCGCCAACTTGCAGCGTGCGCGTTACCAAGTGAGCGAGGCCGATGCCGCCGGCGGATTCACCAACACCGCCAAGGCGGGCGCACAGCGTCTGCAGGAGGCCGGACAGGCGTTTCTGCTGCCAGAAAAAGTTCCGGTCTCCAACGTCGGCGACGCCAGCCTGACCACGTCCTATCAGTTCGACCTGTTCGGTGTTTTGCAGCGCGGTATCGAAGCGTCCGAGGCCAACGCCGACGCGGCTCAGGCAGCGGCGGACACCGCACGCATCACCTTGGTCGCCGATGTGGTGCGTTCGTACACGCAAATCTGCGCCGCCAACGAAGAACACGAAATCGCCCTGCACTCGCTGGACTTGCAAAAGCAAAGCCTGTCGCTGACCCAACGCCTGCGCGATGCCGGTCGTGGTGACGAAACCCAGGTCACCCGTTCTGAAACCCAGTTCAAATCCCTGCGCGCCGACTTGCCGCGCTATGAGGCGGCACGTCGCGCCGGGCTGTATCGCCTGTCGATGCTGCTGGCCCGACCATTGAATCAACTGCCGCAGGGCGTCGCTGACTGCGCCGAGCTGCCACGCATTGCTCAGGTCATGCCCGTGGGCGACGGCGCGGCACTGCTCAAGCGTCGTCCGGACGTGCGTCAGGCCGAGCGTCGCCTGGCCGTCTCCAGCGCTGCGATCGGCGTGGCCACCGGCGAGCTGTATCCGGACATCAGCATCGGTGCCACCGTCGGGACCGTCGGTATCCTCAAGGAACTGGGCGAACCCTCGACCAACCGCTGGGGTTTCGGCGGCGTGATCAACTGGACCATCCCGTCCAACGGCGCCCGCGCCCGGATTCACATGGCGGAGGCCTCGAACCAGGCCGCGCTCGCGCACTTTGATGGCGTGGTGCTCAATGCCATCCGCGAAGCCCAGACCGGCCTGTCGCAATACACCGCGCTGCTGGAACGCCGCGATGCACTGGCCGACACCGAAGAATCGGCAAAACAGGCGGCGGACCAGACCCATCGCTTCTTCCTGGCAGGCCGCGAATCGTTCCTGGCGGACTTGCAGGCCACACGCACCTACACCGACGTTACCGCGCAACTGGCGGCGGCGAACACGCAGGTGGCGATGGGACAGATCGATTTGTTCCTGGCGCTGGGTGGCGGTTGGGAGAATTCCAGGCCGGCGCAGAGTCCGGAACAGGCGCAGGCACAGAAATGACTGTCTGATGGAGATCAGACTGTGGGAGCGAATTCATTCGCGAAACGTAGGTCCCGGCGACAGAAATGTATCGACTGTAAGGCCTCTCGCGAATGAATTCGCTCCCACAGGGCTTATGCGTCGGCCCCTCAGTTGGGCGTGAAGCTCCAAGCGTGAAGTCCGAACCTGCTTACCAAATTGAACCCCTGCCCGCCTGAACTGCCTGATCTCTCATTACCCCATTCGGCAGGAGGCATCCCATGCGTACGCTTCAACTGGCAGACCAAACCGTCCCCGTCATCGGTCAGGGCACCTGGCGCATGGGGGAGGATCGGCACCAGCGTGACGCAGAGGTGTCAGCGCTGCAGCAGGGGATTGATCTGGGCCTGACCCTGATCGACACCGCCGAAATGTATGGCGAAGGTGGCGCTGAGGAGGTGGTCGGTCAAGCCATTGCCGGTCGGCGCGATAAGGTCATGCTGGTGAGCAAGGTCTACCCGCACAACGCCAGCCGCACGGGCATTCCCGCCGCATGCGAACGCAGCCTGCAACGCATGAAGACCGACTACATCGACCTTTATCTGCTGCACTGGCCGGGTTCTTACCCGCTCGAAGAAACCGTCGAGGCCTTCGAACGGTTGCGCGAAGCGGGCAAGATCGGGCGCTGGGGCGTGTCGAATTTCGACGTGTCAGACATGCTCGAGCTTAACAACCCGCGCTGCGCTACCAACCAGGTGCTCTATAACCCGGAGGAGCGCGGCATCGAATACGACTTGCTGCCCTGGATGCAGAGCGCCGGGATGCCGCTCATGGCCTACTGCCCGATCGGTCAGGCCGGGAACCTGCTGATGAATCCCGCGATCCTCGAAGTCGCCGAACGCCATGACGCCACGCCCGCGCAGATCAGCCTGGCGTGGGTGTTGAGGCAGGACGGTGTGATCGCGATTCCGAAAGCGGTCGATCCGCATCACCTTCAGTTGAACGCTGCCGCCGCAGACATTGAGCTGAGCATCGAGGATGAGCTGCTGATCGACACCTCATGGCCCGCGCCGATTCGCAAGAAGCGTCTGTCCATGGTGTGACCCATTCCTTTATGTAGGAGCGCGCTTGCCCGCGATTGCAGCGTGTCAGTCGGCATCAAGGTATCTGAGTCGGCACCTTCGCGGGCAAGCGCGCTCCTACAAAAGCGTTGCTGTAACGCGTCGATACAAACCGTCACAAAACTGTCAAAACCGCTTGCGATGATGCCGCTTCAGATCCTGTGTCTTTAGCGGCCTCTTCGCTTGTGAGCCTTCATGAATCAACGCATTGCTCCTCATCAGGAATCCGACCTGTTCGGGCTGCTGTACGGTTTTCGCTTTCGCCCTGGTGAACCCGGTCGAGAAATCGACTCCAGTACTGCCCTCGAATGCCTGCGGGCCCCTGCCGATCCCCAAGAATTCGTCTGGCTGCACTTGAATCTGGCCCACGCCAGTTGCGAACGCTGGATGAAAACCAATTTCGAATTGCCCGACGAATTCCTCGAAGCCCTGCATGAGGGCTCGCGCTCGACGCGGATTGAGCACGTCGACTCCGCCCTGCTGGCGGTGGTCAACGACGTGGTGTTCGACTTCAATCGGGTGTCCACCGACATCGCCACCTTGTGGGTCTGCGTGCGCAGCAACCTGATGATCTCGGCCCGGCATCAGCCGTTGCGCTCCGTGGACAAGCTGCGCTCTTCGGTCAAGCACGGGGAAATCTTCCGCTCGCCCCTTGAGCTGCTCGCGCACCTGCTGCGTGATCAGAGCGAAGTCCTGGCGCAGTTCATGCGCAAGACCAGCATCAGCGTCGATAAGATCGAGGACCAGTTGCTCTCGCAGCGGCTGAGCAACAACCGCACCGAACTGGGGACCATGCGTCGGGTGCTGGTGCGCCTGCAACGCCTGCTGGCGCTGGAACCCGGCTCCCTGATGCGCTTGCTGCACCGCCCGCCTACTTGGTTGCTGGAAGACGACTTACAGGAACTGCGACAGTCCACTGAAGAGTCGGCGCTGGTGATCAGCGACCTCACGGCGCTGGGTGAACGTATCAAGCTGTTGCAGGAAGAAATCGCCGCCAACCTCAACGAACAGACCAACCGCACGCTGTTCACCCTGACCGTTGTGACCGTGCTGGCACTGCCGATCAACATCGTCGCCGGTTTCTTTGGCATGAACGTCGGTGGCATCCCGCTGGCCGGGGACCCTCACGGGTTCTGGGTGTTGGTGGCACTGGTGGCCACGTTCACGTTCATCGCCGGGCGCTGGGCGTTTCGCAAGAGTCGGGATTATTGAGCGTGGCGTTGCGCAATCCCTTGTAGGAGCCCTCGGCAGAATAAAAGGCGGGGTTGCGTTTCCGAAGTGATCGGGCGAAACCCATTTTGCCAATGCCATCTGTCCCTTAGCGCAACAAATCCGTCGCTTGCCTGACCTGCGTCGCATCTCTGTCACATTTTGAAATGATCATGATTGCCATCCCATCTCAACAGGAATGTGAATCATGGCGACCCCAACACTGGCTCAAGGCTCCTTGCAACAAGGTGCCGGGCTGAGTTCCCAATTCGGGCGCAAGCCCGGCGTTCTGACGATGGTGATCTTCTTCGCCGTGCTCGGCCTGGGCTTGTTGTTCACCGCCTATAGCCTCAAGCAGGACATGGATGAACTGGGCACGGTCGTGCTGACCTGGACGCCTTTCCTGCTGCTCGGTGTAGCACTGCTGATCGCGTTGGGTTTCGAATTCGTCAACGGCTTTCACGACACCGCCAACGCAGTGGCAACCGTCATCTATACCCACTCCCTGCCGCCGAACTTCGCGGTGGTCTGGTCGGGCGTGTTCAACTTTCTTGGCGTGCTGTTTTCCAGCGGCGCGGTGGCGTTCGGCATCATCGCCCTGCTGCCGGTGGAACTGATTCTGCAGGTCGGTTCCTCGGCGGGTTACGCGATGATCTTCGCCCTGTTGATCGCGGCGATCCTGTGGAACCTCGGCACCTGGTGGCTCGGCCTGCCGGCGTCGTCGTCGCACACGCTGATCGGCTCGATCATCGGCGTCGGCGTTGCCAACGCGCTGATGCACGGCCGTGACGGCACCAGCGGCGTGGACTGGTCGCAAGCCACCAAAATCGGCTACTCGCTGCTGCTGTCGCCACTGGTGGGCTTCACCTGCGCGGCGCTGTTGCTGCTGGCGCTGCGCGCGTTCGTGAAAAACCGCGCGCTGTACAAGGCGCCGGAAGGTAACCAGCCGCCGCCCCTGTGGATTCGTGGCCTGCTGATCCTGACCTGCACCGGCGTGTCGTTCGCCCACGGCTCCAACGACGGTCAGAAAGGCATGGGCCTGATCATGCTGATTCTCGTCGGCACACTGCCGATGGCCTACGCGCTGAACCGTGCGATGCCTGCCGATCAGTCGGTGCAGTTCGCCGCGGTCGCGCAGGTCACCCAACAGGCACTGATCAAGACCGCGCCGCTGCCCGCGCCGGCCGACTCGCGCCAGACGCTGTCCAACTACATTCGCGACAAACAGGCAACGCCAGAATTGATTCCGGCGCTGGCGGTCATGGCCGGCAAGATCGGCGATCAGGTTGGCAGCTACGGGTCACTGTCCAAAGTGCCCGCCGAAGCGACCGCCAACGTGCGTAACGACATGTACCTGACCTCCGAGGCCATCCGTTTGATGGACAAGAACAAGGTCGGCAATTTCGACGCGGACACCCAAGGCAAGGTGCAGCTCTTCAAGCAGCAGATCGACAATGCCACG
Proteins encoded:
- a CDS encoding FUSC family protein, which encodes MLALYIALIFELPRPYWAMATVYIVSSPFVAPTSSKALYRAAGTFLGAAASVLVVPMFVQTPFLLAIVIALWTGTLLFLSLHLRTANSYALMLAGYTMPLISFPVVDNPQAVFDIAVSRTEEILLGIVCAAVVGAMFWPRRLAPVLVDSMGKWFKDASTYSDLFLSRSATPEAVGALRTAMVGTFNSLELMIGQLPHEGTHRQTVRNAKELRGRMIHLLPVIDALDDALWALERRTPELVADLAPLIIECRDWVEKTAEGAPVRYWEALHSELDRLQPTPAQLDDRRQLLLSNALYRLREWIDLWQDCRSLQCAIETGDHRPWKAVYRHWRLARLSPFLDKGMMLYSVATSVSAIIVASVLWILLGWQDGASAVALAAVSCSFFAAMDDPAPQIYRFFFWTLMSVIFASLYLFVVLPNLHDFPMLVLAFAVPFICVGTLTVQPKFYLGTLLTIVNTSSFISIQSAYDADFLNFVNSNLAGPAGLAFAFVWTLIVRPFGTETAARRLTRFSWGDIVSLSEEATLAEHRRMGVRMLDRLMQHLPRLAITAQDTTIALREVRVALNMLDLLAYMPRVDAVPRQLLRNVATEVGSYFRACLKARERLPAPKGLLMTMDRARRSLTYDWMGDDASRLHLLHALSGLRLALLPGVEIVDVRAEQAEQPPYGIDGAPL
- a CDS encoding DUF1656 domain-containing protein, which produces MIGDLDISGIFLPTFLVLMGIAYVIFLVVHAVLTRVHFYRLVWHRALFNVGLYALLLGVVDTLSRYLMK
- a CDS encoding HlyD family secretion protein, with the translated sequence MKKPLLTLGRVVLTLLVVILAAIVVWRMVMYYMYAPWTRDGHIRADVIQIAPDVSGLIEKVSVSDNQAITKGQVLFTIDQDRFRLALRQAQATLSERKETWEQAQRENRRNRGLGNLVAREQLEESQSKEARALSAMNEAQVAVDAAQLNLDRSVIRSPVDGYLNDRAPRDREFVSAGRPVLSVVDSASYHVDGYFEETKLDGIHIGSAVDIRVIGDNARLRGHVVSIVAGIEDRDRSSGSNLLPNVNPAFSWVRLAQRIPVRIAFDEVPEDFRMIAGRTATVSIIDDVTARRTDAKATDKGVAQ
- a CDS encoding TolC family protein yields the protein MKPGARLLTVGLGMLLSACTVVGPDYSLPKDAAVNRQDLQGELAGTSANVVSAPVPADWWRLYNDPKLDQLVAQALVSSTDLRVAAANLQRARYQVSEADAAGGFTNTAKAGAQRLQEAGQAFLLPEKVPVSNVGDASLTTSYQFDLFGVLQRGIEASEANADAAQAAADTARITLVADVVRSYTQICAANEEHEIALHSLDLQKQSLSLTQRLRDAGRGDETQVTRSETQFKSLRADLPRYEAARRAGLYRLSMLLARPLNQLPQGVADCAELPRIAQVMPVGDGAALLKRRPDVRQAERRLAVSSAAIGVATGELYPDISIGATVGTVGILKELGEPSTNRWGFGGVINWTIPSNGARARIHMAEASNQAALAHFDGVVLNAIREAQTGLSQYTALLERRDALADTEESAKQAADQTHRFFLAGRESFLADLQATRTYTDVTAQLAAANTQVAMGQIDLFLALGGGWENSRPAQSPEQAQAQK
- a CDS encoding aldo/keto reductase, which gives rise to MRTLQLADQTVPVIGQGTWRMGEDRHQRDAEVSALQQGIDLGLTLIDTAEMYGEGGAEEVVGQAIAGRRDKVMLVSKVYPHNASRTGIPAACERSLQRMKTDYIDLYLLHWPGSYPLEETVEAFERLREAGKIGRWGVSNFDVSDMLELNNPRCATNQVLYNPEERGIEYDLLPWMQSAGMPLMAYCPIGQAGNLLMNPAILEVAERHDATPAQISLAWVLRQDGVIAIPKAVDPHHLQLNAAAADIELSIEDELLIDTSWPAPIRKKRLSMV
- a CDS encoding transporter; its protein translation is MNQRIAPHQESDLFGLLYGFRFRPGEPGREIDSSTALECLRAPADPQEFVWLHLNLAHASCERWMKTNFELPDEFLEALHEGSRSTRIEHVDSALLAVVNDVVFDFNRVSTDIATLWVCVRSNLMISARHQPLRSVDKLRSSVKHGEIFRSPLELLAHLLRDQSEVLAQFMRKTSISVDKIEDQLLSQRLSNNRTELGTMRRVLVRLQRLLALEPGSLMRLLHRPPTWLLEDDLQELRQSTEESALVISDLTALGERIKLLQEEIAANLNEQTNRTLFTLTVVTVLALPINIVAGFFGMNVGGIPLAGDPHGFWVLVALVATFTFIAGRWAFRKSRDY
- a CDS encoding inorganic phosphate transporter, whose product is MATPTLAQGSLQQGAGLSSQFGRKPGVLTMVIFFAVLGLGLLFTAYSLKQDMDELGTVVLTWTPFLLLGVALLIALGFEFVNGFHDTANAVATVIYTHSLPPNFAVVWSGVFNFLGVLFSSGAVAFGIIALLPVELILQVGSSAGYAMIFALLIAAILWNLGTWWLGLPASSSHTLIGSIIGVGVANALMHGRDGTSGVDWSQATKIGYSLLLSPLVGFTCAALLLLALRAFVKNRALYKAPEGNQPPPLWIRGLLILTCTGVSFAHGSNDGQKGMGLIMLILVGTLPMAYALNRAMPADQSVQFAAVAQVTQQALIKTAPLPAPADSRQTLSNYIRDKQATPELIPALAVMAGKIGDQVGSYGSLSKVPAEATANVRNDMYLTSEAIRLMDKNKVGNFDADTQGKVQLFKQQIDNATRFIPLWVKIAVAIALGLGTMVGWKRIVVTVGEKIGKTHMTYAQGASAEVVAMLTIGAADMYGLPVSTTHVLSSGVAGSMTANGSGLQMRTLRNLAMAWVLTLPAAILLSGGLYWFFTQIF